A part of Citrifermentans bremense genomic DNA contains:
- a CDS encoding quinol:electron acceptor oxidoreductase subunit ActD, translated as MAKNIAVFGIYHSRESVENAVDALRAADFRNTDISVLFSENVGTKDFAHEKHTKVPEGSSAGAGTGAVIGGALGWLTGIGALAIPGVGPFIAAGPIVAALAGVGAGGVIGGIAGALVGMGIPEYEAKRYEGRVKEGGILLSVHCDNADWKKRAMDILRQTGAGDIGSEGEAKADFASSDKPKPRGSA; from the coding sequence ATGGCAAAAAACATTGCAGTATTCGGTATCTATCACAGCAGGGAGAGCGTGGAGAACGCCGTCGACGCGCTTAGGGCGGCAGATTTCCGCAACACCGACATCTCTGTCCTTTTCTCCGAGAACGTCGGCACCAAGGATTTCGCCCACGAAAAGCACACCAAGGTCCCCGAGGGGTCGAGTGCAGGGGCTGGGACCGGCGCGGTCATCGGCGGCGCTCTCGGCTGGCTCACCGGCATCGGCGCCTTGGCGATCCCCGGCGTAGGCCCCTTCATCGCGGCGGGCCCGATTGTGGCAGCGCTCGCCGGCGTCGGTGCAGGCGGCGTGATCGGCGGCATTGCCGGTGCGCTCGTGGGGATGGGGATCCCCGAGTACGAGGCGAAGCGCTACGAGGGGCGGGTCAAGGAAGGGGGCATCCTCCTCTCGGTACACTGCGACAACGCCGACTGGAAAAAACGGGCCATGGACATCCTCAGGCAGACCGGCGCAGGCGACATCGGCTCCGAAGGAGAGGCAAAGGCAGATTTTGCGAGCTCCGACAAGCCCAAGCCGAGGGGGAGCGCCTGA
- a CDS encoding hemerythrin domain-containing protein, with protein MPTSKSSSESHGKSAELTIFDVLKQDHEKARYLFDKVQKAGRKEISTLQKLFAQLEEELEIHMEGEERFFYSVLEQNEEMRDKVLQAFEEHQVAKTMLGTFQALAVDDERWTAKLQVLNEIVEHHMQEEEREVFKLARKALGKEQQHEIALQFQRNKREGRKSSRGAPVEG; from the coding sequence ATGCCAACTAGCAAATCAAGCAGCGAATCGCACGGCAAATCGGCGGAACTTACCATCTTCGACGTGCTGAAGCAGGATCATGAGAAGGCCCGTTACCTGTTCGACAAGGTGCAAAAAGCCGGCCGCAAGGAAATCTCCACGCTGCAGAAGCTGTTCGCCCAGTTGGAAGAGGAACTGGAAATTCACATGGAAGGCGAGGAGCGTTTCTTCTACAGCGTGCTGGAGCAGAACGAGGAGATGCGCGACAAGGTGCTGCAGGCGTTCGAGGAGCACCAGGTCGCAAAGACCATGCTCGGCACCTTCCAGGCGCTCGCAGTCGATGACGAGCGCTGGACGGCGAAGCTGCAGGTCCTGAACGAGATCGTCGAGCATCACATGCAGGAAGAAGAGCGCGAGGTGTTCAAGCTGGCCAGAAAGGCACTGGGGAAAGAGCAGCAGCACGAGATCGCGCTGCAGTTCCAAAGAAACAAGCGGGAGGGTCGCAAGTCCTCCCGGGGAGCCCCGGTAGAGGGGTAG
- a CDS encoding response regulator, with the protein MQDAEILLVEDNSNCEELALRALRKAGYSNVAVARDGAEALGILLGEATEGNTHNEPDFVLLDMKLPKIDGVGVLQRIRSDERTKRLKVFALSSSEDPKDLEECRNLGVLAVLPKPLNPDILRFWLSEDLGLNPRQ; encoded by the coding sequence ATGCAAGACGCTGAGATTTTGCTCGTAGAGGATAACAGCAATTGCGAAGAACTTGCACTGCGTGCCTTGAGGAAAGCGGGGTACAGCAACGTCGCTGTCGCGCGCGACGGTGCTGAGGCGCTAGGTATCCTGTTGGGAGAGGCCACGGAGGGAAACACGCATAACGAGCCTGATTTCGTGCTTCTCGACATGAAGCTGCCCAAGATCGATGGTGTCGGCGTGCTGCAGAGGATCCGTAGTGACGAGCGGACCAAGAGGCTGAAGGTCTTCGCCCTCTCCTCCTCGGAAGACCCGAAAGATCTGGAGGAGTGCAGAAATCTAGGGGTGCTGGCGGTGCTCCCGAAACCGTTGAACCCTGATATCCTTAGGTTCTGGTTATCGGAAGACCTGGGGCTGAACCCCAGGCAATAG
- a CDS encoding twin-arginine translocase TatA/TatE family subunit yields the protein MFGFGMPELIIILVIVLVVFGAGRLPEIGGALGKSIRNFKKASSGKEEIEIKAGRPEDDKKPN from the coding sequence ATGTTTGGATTCGGCATGCCGGAGCTCATAATAATATTGGTGATCGTGCTGGTCGTCTTCGGTGCCGGACGTCTCCCGGAAATCGGAGGGGCGCTGGGCAAGAGCATCAGGAACTTCAAGAAGGCTTCAAGTGGCAAGGAAGAGATCGAGATTAAAGCCGGACGCCCCGAGGACGACAAGAAGCCAAACTGA
- a CDS encoding response regulator: MNKTILLVEDNPDDEALTLRAVRKHMPHGIVVARDGAEALDYLFATGGHSERDTLANPLLVLLDLKLPKVNGLEVLRRMREDGRTRSIPVIVFTSSTEEQDILDSYRLGANSYIRKPVDYGQFCDNMKQVMNYWLSVNQLPPQRNCATA, encoded by the coding sequence ATGAATAAGACGATCCTGCTGGTCGAAGACAACCCTGACGACGAGGCTCTGACCCTGCGGGCGGTGCGAAAGCACATGCCGCACGGCATCGTGGTTGCGCGCGACGGCGCAGAGGCGCTCGATTACCTCTTCGCAACCGGCGGCCACTCCGAGAGGGATACCCTGGCAAACCCGCTCCTCGTGCTCCTCGATCTCAAGCTCCCCAAGGTGAACGGCCTGGAGGTGCTCAGGCGCATGCGCGAGGACGGCAGGACCCGCTCCATCCCCGTCATCGTCTTCACCTCCTCCACCGAGGAACAGGACATACTGGACAGCTACCGCCTGGGGGCCAACAGCTACATCCGGAAACCCGTCGACTACGGCCAGTTCTGCGACAACATGAAGCAGGTGATGAACTACTGGTTGAGCGTCAACCAGCTCCCGCCCCAGAGAAATTGCGCGACCGCCTGA
- the uvrB gene encoding excinuclease ABC subunit UvrB, protein MDKFELVTNFEPRGDQPRAIGELADGVLRGDQHQVLLGVTGSGKTFTMAQVIARCNCPTLVLAPNKTLAAQLYGEFKELFPNNAVEYFVSYYDYYQPEAYIPSSDTFIEKDSSINDEIDKFRHSATRSLLTRRDVIIVASVSCIYGIGSPESYQEMQIRFREGDEVGRDELLQRLVAIQYQRNDVDFHRGSFRVRGDTVEVFPAHDDERALRIEFFGDTVDAISEIDPLRGVQLQKLSRCAIYPASHYVASRQTLERAVEQIRVELEERIRYFKSQNMLLEAQRIEQRTFFDIEMMEEMGFCQGIENYSRHFDGRAAGEPPYTLIDYFPKDFLLVIDESHITVSQVGGMYRGDRSRKETLVNYGFRLPSALDNRPLTFQEFQKKLHQTIYVSATPADYELKQAEGVVVEQLIRPTGLIDPAIEVRPAAGQVDDLLHEARETAARGERVLVTTLTKRMAEELTDYYRELGIRVRYLHSDIDTFQRMEILRDLRLGEFDLLVGINLLREGLDLPEVSLVAILDADKEGFLRSTRSLIQTCGRAARNVSGRVLMYADKVTGSMQAAIDETLRRRALQTAYNEEHGITPESVRRLIGNVLQAPEEKDWVTVPASAEEFVSVKELEKTLKRLRKEMLAAAKAQEFERAAELRDKIKRLEVKEILKSN, encoded by the coding sequence ATGGACAAATTCGAACTGGTAACGAACTTCGAGCCCCGCGGCGACCAGCCCAGGGCGATTGGAGAACTGGCCGACGGGGTGCTGAGGGGCGACCAGCACCAGGTGCTTCTAGGTGTCACCGGGTCGGGCAAGACCTTCACCATGGCCCAGGTCATCGCGCGCTGCAACTGCCCAACCCTGGTGCTTGCGCCCAACAAGACGCTGGCCGCCCAGCTCTACGGCGAGTTCAAGGAACTCTTCCCGAACAACGCCGTCGAATATTTCGTCTCCTACTACGACTACTACCAGCCTGAAGCCTATATCCCCTCCTCCGACACCTTCATCGAGAAGGACTCCTCGATCAACGACGAGATCGACAAGTTCCGCCACTCCGCCACCAGGAGCCTCTTGACCCGCCGCGACGTAATCATCGTCGCCTCGGTTTCCTGCATCTACGGCATAGGCTCGCCTGAATCGTACCAGGAGATGCAGATCCGCTTCCGGGAAGGGGACGAGGTGGGGCGCGACGAGCTTTTGCAGCGGCTGGTGGCGATCCAGTACCAAAGAAACGACGTCGATTTCCACCGTGGCTCCTTCCGGGTCAGGGGGGACACGGTCGAGGTCTTTCCCGCACACGACGACGAGCGCGCGCTAAGGATCGAATTCTTCGGGGACACGGTCGACGCCATCTCCGAGATAGACCCCCTGCGCGGGGTGCAGCTGCAGAAGCTTTCCCGCTGCGCCATCTACCCCGCCTCCCACTACGTCGCCAGCCGGCAGACCCTGGAGCGGGCCGTGGAGCAGATCCGGGTCGAGCTGGAGGAGCGGATCCGCTACTTCAAGTCGCAGAACATGCTCCTGGAGGCGCAGCGCATCGAGCAGCGGACCTTCTTCGACATCGAGATGATGGAAGAGATGGGATTTTGCCAGGGGATCGAGAACTACTCGCGCCACTTCGACGGCCGTGCCGCTGGAGAGCCCCCCTACACGCTGATCGACTACTTTCCCAAGGACTTCCTGCTGGTGATCGACGAGTCCCACATCACGGTTTCCCAGGTGGGGGGGATGTACCGCGGCGACCGCAGCCGCAAGGAGACCCTGGTGAACTACGGCTTCAGGCTCCCCTCCGCCCTCGACAACCGCCCGCTCACCTTCCAGGAGTTCCAGAAGAAGCTGCACCAGACCATCTACGTTTCCGCAACCCCGGCGGACTACGAGTTGAAGCAGGCTGAAGGGGTGGTGGTCGAGCAGCTGATCCGCCCCACCGGCCTCATCGACCCGGCCATCGAGGTGCGCCCTGCCGCAGGGCAGGTGGACGACCTGCTGCACGAGGCGCGCGAGACGGCGGCCAGGGGAGAAAGGGTGCTGGTCACCACCCTCACCAAGCGCATGGCCGAGGAGCTCACCGACTACTACCGCGAGCTCGGGATCCGCGTCCGTTACCTGCACTCCGACATCGACACCTTCCAGCGCATGGAGATCCTCAGGGACTTAAGACTCGGTGAGTTCGACCTCCTGGTCGGGATCAACCTGCTCAGGGAAGGGCTCGACCTCCCCGAGGTCTCGCTGGTGGCGATCCTCGATGCGGACAAGGAAGGTTTCCTGCGTTCCACCAGGTCGCTGATCCAGACCTGCGGGCGCGCGGCGAGGAACGTGTCGGGGCGCGTGCTCATGTACGCGGACAAGGTGACCGGCTCCATGCAGGCGGCGATCGACGAGACCCTGAGAAGGCGAGCGCTCCAGACCGCCTACAACGAGGAGCACGGCATAACACCTGAGAGCGTGCGGCGGCTGATCGGGAACGTGCTGCAGGCCCCCGAGGAGAAGGACTGGGTCACGGTGCCGGCCTCGGCCGAGGAGTTCGTGAGCGTCAAGGAGCTGGAGAAGACGCTGAAGAGGCTGAGAAAGGAGATGCTGGCGGCGGCGAAGGCCCAGGAATTCGAGCGTGCGGCGGAGCTGAGGGACAAGATCAAGCGGCTGGAGGTCAAGGAAATCCTGAAAAGCAATTGA
- the pcnB gene encoding polynucleotide adenylyltransferase PcnB, which yields MNTNMEKVIIPRAEHSVSRSQLSPNAVKTLYKLKEQGFTAYLVGGGVRDLLLGREPKDFDVVTDATPAQLKKMFRNCRLIGRRFRLAHLHFHDEIIEVATFRSMVDPSAEAPAEEAAETLSEAAQELPREAAAEAEFPEEEREGRRRRGHHGPSMLKSEDGMVLRDNVFGTPEEDAVRRDFTVNALFYNIADFSIIDHVGGMEDLKQGLIRTIGDPLVRFTEDPVRMIRAIRFASMLGFNIEERTEAAIEELCGTISKATPPRLYEEVLKLLLLGAGERTYQMMRHSGLFAPLFPHFDAWLERESEGYPHVRVSKGLEWVDELIGQDEPVSQPLLIALVFGEYLEEKIAEFRETGLPPQQAADAAVAAFAGELSPTVTVPNRVLVAVRDILSLQLRFQKTPGRNGRGVIGRPSFLDALQYLRFLEKLTPPKKSLADWWERYALQQTAGLPAADVAAPGEAEKAPAKKKRRRRRRRKPSPMPAE from the coding sequence ATGAATACCAATATGGAAAAAGTCATCATCCCTCGCGCAGAGCACAGCGTCTCCCGCTCCCAATTGAGCCCCAACGCGGTAAAAACACTCTACAAGCTGAAGGAACAAGGCTTCACCGCCTACCTGGTGGGAGGCGGTGTCCGCGACCTGCTGCTGGGGCGCGAGCCCAAGGATTTTGACGTGGTGACCGACGCCACCCCGGCCCAACTCAAGAAGATGTTCCGTAACTGCCGGCTGATCGGCCGCCGATTCCGGCTGGCGCACCTGCATTTCCACGATGAGATCATAGAGGTAGCAACATTCCGTTCCATGGTCGATCCTTCAGCCGAAGCCCCAGCCGAGGAAGCCGCTGAAACGCTCTCAGAAGCGGCTCAGGAGCTCCCCCGGGAAGCGGCCGCAGAAGCCGAGTTCCCCGAAGAGGAGCGCGAAGGGCGCCGCCGCCGCGGCCATCACGGCCCCAGCATGCTGAAGAGCGAAGACGGCATGGTGCTCAGGGACAACGTCTTCGGCACCCCGGAGGAGGACGCGGTTCGCCGCGACTTCACCGTGAACGCCCTTTTCTACAACATCGCCGACTTCTCCATCATCGACCACGTAGGCGGTATGGAAGACCTGAAGCAGGGACTGATCCGCACCATCGGCGACCCGCTGGTCCGCTTCACCGAGGACCCGGTCCGCATGATCCGGGCCATCCGCTTCGCCTCCATGCTCGGTTTCAACATCGAGGAGCGTACCGAAGCCGCCATCGAGGAGCTCTGCGGCACCATCAGCAAGGCGACGCCGCCGCGGCTCTACGAGGAGGTGCTGAAACTCCTCCTTCTTGGGGCCGGCGAGAGGACCTACCAGATGATGCGCCACAGCGGGCTCTTCGCGCCGCTCTTCCCCCACTTCGACGCCTGGCTGGAGCGTGAGTCCGAAGGGTATCCCCATGTCCGGGTGAGCAAGGGGCTGGAATGGGTGGACGAGCTGATCGGGCAGGACGAGCCGGTCTCACAGCCGCTGCTCATCGCGCTCGTTTTCGGCGAGTACCTCGAGGAGAAGATCGCCGAGTTCCGGGAGACCGGGCTGCCGCCGCAGCAGGCGGCCGATGCCGCGGTAGCCGCTTTTGCCGGGGAGCTGAGCCCCACCGTGACCGTCCCCAACCGGGTACTGGTCGCCGTGCGGGACATCCTTTCCCTTCAGCTCCGCTTCCAGAAGACCCCGGGGAGGAACGGTCGCGGCGTGATCGGCAGGCCTTCCTTTCTGGACGCACTGCAGTACCTGCGTTTCCTGGAAAAACTCACGCCGCCGAAGAAGTCGCTTGCCGACTGGTGGGAGCGCTACGCGCTGCAGCAGACGGCGGGGCTGCCAGCGGCAGACGTCGCGGCTCCAGGCGAGGCAGAGAAAGCCCCCGCGAAGAAAAAGCGCAGGAGAAGGAGGCGGAGGAAGCCCTCCCCCATGCCCGCGGAATAG
- a CDS encoding nitrous oxide-stimulated promoter family protein: protein MENKQKQEKDIRVLETFISCYCRSKHKSEKGKLCAECDELLSYAKLKREKCPLDPKPTCKHCHVHCYGKVQRAKIKEVMAYSGKRLMLRGRLDLLWHYFF from the coding sequence ATGGAAAACAAGCAAAAGCAGGAAAAAGACATCAGGGTCCTGGAGACCTTCATCAGCTGTTACTGCCGCAGCAAGCACAAAAGCGAAAAGGGCAAGCTCTGTGCTGAGTGCGACGAGCTTCTGAGCTACGCTAAGCTGAAGAGAGAGAAATGCCCGCTCGACCCAAAACCGACTTGCAAGCATTGCCACGTGCACTGCTACGGGAAGGTGCAAAGGGCAAAGATCAAAGAGGTCATGGCCTATTCCGGAAAGCGTCTCATGCTGCGCGGCAGGCTCGATCTCCTGTGGCACTACTTCTTCTGA
- a CDS encoding ATP-binding protein: protein MIRKIVNIDQDKCDGCGLCVPSCAEGAIKIVDGKAQISADNLCDGLGACLGDCPRDAITIIEREADEFDEDAVEKHLQAQGVTPKAQAHGHGAGHGHGHGAGHGHGHGHGGGCPGSRMQSFAPAPAASSPAAGPVQSQLAQWPVQLHLVPVTAPYFKDAELLITADCVPFAYGNYHQDFLAGKAVVVGCPKLDDNNAYLNKLTELFKVSGIKGITVLRMEVPCCGGIVMAARQALAASGMEIPFREVTISIRGEIIER from the coding sequence ATGATCAGGAAAATAGTTAACATCGACCAGGACAAGTGCGACGGCTGCGGCCTCTGTGTCCCTTCCTGTGCGGAAGGAGCCATTAAGATCGTGGACGGCAAGGCGCAGATCTCCGCCGACAACCTCTGCGACGGACTGGGGGCCTGCCTGGGCGACTGCCCGCGGGACGCCATCACCATCATCGAGCGCGAAGCGGATGAGTTCGATGAAGATGCGGTGGAGAAACACCTGCAGGCACAAGGTGTGACGCCCAAGGCGCAGGCGCACGGCCACGGCGCGGGACACGGACATGGCCACGGCGCAGGTCATGGGCACGGTCATGGTCATGGTGGAGGCTGCCCTGGATCCAGGATGCAAAGCTTCGCCCCCGCTCCTGCTGCAAGCTCCCCCGCCGCAGGCCCGGTGCAGAGCCAGCTGGCGCAATGGCCGGTGCAGCTGCACCTGGTGCCGGTGACCGCGCCGTACTTCAAGGACGCAGAGCTCCTCATCACCGCCGACTGCGTACCCTTTGCCTACGGCAACTACCATCAGGATTTCCTGGCCGGCAAGGCGGTAGTGGTCGGCTGCCCGAAGCTGGATGACAACAACGCCTACCTCAACAAGCTGACCGAGCTCTTCAAGGTCTCCGGCATCAAGGGGATCACCGTGTTGAGGATGGAGGTTCCCTGCTGCGGCGGCATCGTGATGGCGGCCCGCCAGGCCCTGGCGGCGTCAGGTATGGAGATCCCCTTCAGGGAGGTAACTATCAGTATCAGGGGCGAAATTATCGAGCGTTAG
- a CDS encoding peroxiredoxin: MSLTTLVTKEAPDFTAQAVLPDNSFAELTLSKYRGKYVVLFFYPLDFTFVCPSEILAFDKRVADFKAKNCEVIGVSVDSRFTHLAWKNTSVENGGIGNVQYPLVEDLDKSIARSYGILFNESVALRGLFLIDTKGVVRHTVINDLPLGRSVGEALRMLDALQFVETHGGEVCPANWQEGEESMKASTEGVAEYLKKKHGK; the protein is encoded by the coding sequence ATGAGTCTTACAACCTTGGTTACTAAGGAAGCCCCCGATTTTACTGCGCAGGCGGTGCTGCCTGACAACTCGTTCGCCGAGCTCACCCTCTCGAAATACCGCGGCAAATATGTCGTGCTCTTTTTCTATCCGCTCGACTTCACCTTCGTCTGCCCCTCCGAGATCCTCGCTTTCGACAAGCGGGTGGCGGACTTCAAGGCGAAGAACTGCGAGGTGATCGGTGTTTCCGTCGACTCCAGGTTCACCCATCTCGCCTGGAAGAACACCTCGGTCGAGAACGGCGGCATCGGCAACGTCCAGTACCCGCTGGTTGAGGACCTGGACAAGTCGATTGCGAGGTCCTACGGCATCCTGTTCAACGAATCGGTCGCCCTGCGCGGGCTCTTCCTGATCGACACCAAGGGCGTCGTCCGCCACACCGTCATCAACGACCTGCCGCTGGGCAGGAGCGTAGGCGAGGCGCTCAGGATGCTGGATGCGCTGCAGTTCGTGGAAACCCACGGCGGCGAGGTCTGCCCGGCCAACTGGCAGGAAGGCGAGGAGTCGATGAAGGCTTCCACCGAAGGGGTTGCCGAGTACCTAAAGAAGAAGCACGGCAAGTAG
- a CDS encoding exosortase system-associated protein, TIGR04073 family encodes MRTKVTVLSLLLVMLFATSSFAMEGQQPEAIAEKMAFKLVRGVTNVATSVVEIPKQSYLTVRDRGAVGYVVGPLKGMGMAVYRLFTGLTETVFFAVPQPGYYDSMIQPEYVWQGWGAKRVEPRAEPVDEPAEPAVNKGE; translated from the coding sequence ATGCGCACCAAGGTGACCGTGTTATCCCTGTTGCTTGTCATGCTCTTTGCCACGTCTTCTTTCGCGATGGAGGGGCAGCAACCCGAAGCCATAGCCGAAAAGATGGCGTTCAAGCTGGTCCGGGGGGTGACGAACGTCGCCACTTCGGTCGTCGAGATCCCGAAACAGTCGTACCTCACCGTGCGGGACCGGGGTGCTGTCGGTTACGTGGTCGGGCCGCTCAAGGGGATGGGGATGGCTGTCTACCGCCTCTTCACCGGTCTGACTGAGACCGTTTTCTTTGCAGTGCCGCAGCCTGGCTACTACGATTCCATGATCCAGCCGGAATACGTCTGGCAGGGATGGGGGGCAAAGAGGGTCGAACCGAGAGCGGAGCCCGTCGACGAGCCAGCCGAACCCGCAGTTAACAAGGGAGAGTAG
- a CDS encoding exosortase system-associated protein, TIGR04073 family, translating into MRKYVVVMALLVLALAGSVEMVQADDRSVDSASPQEVVDGMANKLVRGVANIGTGWMEFPKQIYLTCRDDGFAKGLTVGPLKGIGMTVVRTVAGAGETATFFLAYPGFYDPYFDPAYVWQKE; encoded by the coding sequence ATGCGCAAGTACGTCGTGGTGATGGCACTGTTGGTGCTGGCCCTGGCAGGTTCGGTAGAGATGGTGCAAGCCGATGACCGCAGTGTGGACAGCGCTTCCCCGCAGGAGGTGGTTGACGGCATGGCCAACAAGCTTGTGCGTGGCGTGGCCAATATCGGCACTGGGTGGATGGAGTTCCCCAAGCAGATCTACCTGACCTGCAGGGACGACGGCTTTGCCAAGGGGCTCACCGTGGGGCCGCTGAAGGGGATCGGCATGACCGTTGTGCGCACCGTAGCCGGCGCCGGGGAGACCGCCACATTCTTCCTCGCCTATCCCGGCTTTTACGATCCTTATTTCGACCCGGCTTACGTCTGGCAGAAAGAATAA